In the genome of Mytilus edulis chromosome 3, xbMytEdul2.2, whole genome shotgun sequence, one region contains:
- the LOC139516658 gene encoding uncharacterized protein, which translates to MYRRSGRKRVPTSRANNGGAAAAAKKSKQQQEEAAANIADRLPRNLPRTSETPPVQLGSNTVTTNVLPHSPIMIPATLPAETIYPAPGHATVWIVGSSIIKHAFGEARGRPGGVNLGLQRMGVNIWWQGKCGGKVLDMKQQIRTMLKYEDPPTILVLHIGGNDIGEKSSKTLCELIRKQFSWMRQLMLDTVFVWSQIIPRSSWRYSDNINAMEKCRMRVNTSIASFLTKTDGCYLRYPDIKANELFLMKDGVHLTSLGNNIFLNTLQGGLEMIIRNLGINLTFPDCN; encoded by the exons ATGTATAGGAGGTCCGGCAGAAAAAGGGTGCCGACAAGCAGGGCAAATAATGGAGGCGCAGCGGCTGCTGCAAAGAAGTCGAAACAGCAACAGGAAGAGGCGGCTGCTAATATTGCAGATAGATTACCTAGGAATTTACCTAGAACAAGTGAAACACCACCTGTACAGCTCGGCTCAAACACAGTGACAACTAATGTACTACCACACAGTCCAATAATGATCCCAGCAACACTGCCAGCAGAAACAATTTACCCTGCTCCAG GACATGCTACAGTTTGGATCGTTGGATCCTCGATTATTAAGCATGCCTTTGGGGAAGCCAGAGGAAGACCGGGAGGGGTAAACTTGGGGCTGCAGAGGATGGGAGTAAATATTTGGTGGCAGGGAAAATGTGGAGGTAAAGTGCTGGACATGAAACAACAAATAAGAACCATGTTAAAATATGAAGATCCACCAACTATATTAGTTTTACATATTGGAGGCAATGATATAGGGGAAAAAAGTTCAAAAACTCTTTGTGAACTAATAAGGAAACAGTTCAGTTGGATGCGTCAACTGATGTTGGACACAGTTTTTGTCTGGTCTCAAATTATTCCGAGATCAAGTTGGCGTTACTCTGACAATATTAATGCCATGGAAAAATGTAGAATGAGGGTTAATACCTCTATAGCATCATTTTTAACCAAAACAGATGGTTGTTACCTCCGTTACCCTGATATAAAGGCTAATGAATTATTCTTAATGAAAGATGGAGTGCATTTGACGTCTTTgggaaataacatttttttgaatACCCTCCAGGGAGGATTAGAAATGATCATCAGGAATCTTGGCATTAATTTAACCTTCCCCGACTGTAATTAG